A part of Mesoplodon densirostris isolate mMesDen1 chromosome 10, mMesDen1 primary haplotype, whole genome shotgun sequence genomic DNA contains:
- the FAM3D gene encoding protein FAM3D — translation MRVSGLLYLLALIFGLVTTWVFIRSYINFNMKTILLGEWSSYSVPSPASHLVKTKCGLSKSCPDNFFAFQISSGAANVVGPSMCFEGQTIMSPVKNNVGRGLNIALVNGTTGKVMTQKYFDMYSGDANLLVKFLKEIPEGTLVLVASYDDPGTKMNDEIRKLFSNLGSTYAKQLGFRDSWVFLGARDLSSKSPFEEFLKNNPDTNKYDGWPELLELEGCVPQKLHIAGSMAEQKGWPGSERWPCYPLAGHEQVTSPL, via the exons ATGAGAGTGTCAG GTCTGCTTTACCTCCTGGCCCTCATTTTTGGCCTGGTCACCACATGGGTCTTCATCCGCAGCTATATCAACTTCAACATGAAAACCATCCTCCTGGGTGAGTGGAGCTC CTATTCTGTTCCCTCCCCAGCTTCACACTTGGTGAAGACCAAGTGTGGCCTCAGCAAATCCTGCCCAGACAACTTCTTTGCGTTTCAAATCAGCAGCGGGGCCGCCAACGTCGTGGGCCCCTCCATGTGCTTTGAAGGCCAAAC gATCATGAGTCCTGTGAAAAACAACGTGGGCAGAGGCCTGAACATCGCCCTGGTGAACG GGACCACGGGAAAGGTGATGACGCAGAAATATTTCGACATGTACTCTGGAG ATGCTAACCTCCTGGTGAAATTCCTTAAAGAAATTCCAGAGGGCACGCTGGTGCTGGTGGCCTCCTACGATGACCCGGGGACCAA GATGAATGATGAAATCAGGAAGCTCTTCTCCAACTTGGGCAGCACCTACGCAAAGCAGCTGGGCTTCCGGGACAGCTGGGTCTTCTTAGGGGCCAGAGACCTCAGCAGTAAAAGCCCCTTTGAGGAG TTCTTAAAGAACAACCCAGACACGAATAAATATGACGGCTGGCCGGAGCTGCTGGAGCTGGAGGGCTGTGTGCCCCAGAAG TTACACATCGCAGGCAGCATGGCTGAACAGAAAGGCTGGCCCGGCTCTGAGCGCTGGCCCTGCTACCCGCTAGCTGGACATGAGCAGGTCAcgtcacctctctga